The genomic interval TTGCATCTCGATATTTTTTTTTATCGATTATTTTTTTAAATTATTTTAACACGATAACTCAATCCTAAAGTGATAAAATGATTATTCTTATTTTCTTTTTTCATTTTATCTAAACTGTAATTAACTATTTGGTTTTGATACGCAAAATCAAAACTAAGATCATCATTTTTTCTTATGGGAATAAATTCTATACCTCCATAATAAGTATATGCTGTTTTAAACAATTTATTATATTCTAAAATATCATTCAATCCTCTTTTAGAGGTTCCTGTTTCATATACCCCTTTAGCAATGAAATTCCATTTTGGAATAAAGTTGTATTTTAATTTTACTAAATATGTTCTATATTTTACAGAGGGATTATAGGAATAATTATAATTCAATGATCGTAAAATTCTTCTTACATTACCATTTCTTTCTATGTCTTCATCACTAAGTATATAGTCTGCTTCTATAGAAATAGGTTTCCAATTTAATTTGCTACCTAAAGCTAATAATTTCCAAAATTTTTGACTCTCATACTCTTGAAAAATAGAATAGGACCATTTATTTTGAATGATTTTATTATTATTTGATAAACTCCAATTCCAATTCACAGAATATCCCATAGGATGATTTATTTCTTGAGGATCATCTTTCTCTTTTGTGTTATTGATCGCTTGAAATTGTAATTCATGATCTTTTATGGGAAGATAAATAAAACTGAATCCGACATAATCATCCTTATTTTTGTATACATGCGGATAACGATATACATGTTCAGAGAAATTATTAGAAAATTCCATACTACCAAAAGAAAAAGGTTGTTTTCCTACCAAAAAATAAAGTTTATCGTTCCACTTATATTTTAAATAAGCTAAATCCATGATTTTATAACCCCCTATTTGTTTCAATTGTTTTGTAAAAT from Blattabacterium cuenoti carries:
- a CDS encoding porin, giving the protein MKINIFLIIFLWFFYPSHSFAEIIKQKNTTDENSHFNIFLDFSNSINSTIEKEFSEGARFYEDYLNLEVIGKANDKISYHFTKQLKQIGGYKIMDLAYLKYKWNDKLYFLVGKQPFSFGSMEFSNNFSEHVYRYPHVYKNKDDYVGFSFIYLPIKDHELQFQAINNTKEKDDPQEINHPMGYSVNWNWSLSNNNKIIQNKWSYSIFQEYESQKFWKLLALGSKLNWKPISIEADYILSDEDIERNGNVRRILRSLNYNYSYNPSVKYRTYLVKLKYNFIPKWNFIAKGVYETGTSKRGLNDILEYNKLFKTAYTYYGGIEFIPIRKNDDLSFDFAYQNQIVNYSLDKMKKENKNNHFITLGLSYRVKII